In Temnothorax longispinosus isolate EJ_2023e chromosome 2, Tlon_JGU_v1, whole genome shotgun sequence, one DNA window encodes the following:
- the LOC139808480 gene encoding lysosome-associated membrane glycoprotein 5 → MARRGEHCRAIFLLWCVTGIAFSIPLPSPMPRQVDEQRYTTRRMSKIFLEYPTPKTRLPLPIVNSELKTTTIVPSTTSTTHKSFSTEEPLYRLDGSNGQACILLQVDALITVKYRTKLGEDQEADIYVPNDAIVTGNCDNENTVTMSLKWEAFVLSWSFAKTPGGERWYVEKIELTYNSSDKHFEHIAQPNKTIRLSTGQKHSSMLFPTPVGKSYACSEETEISLTDGKNHASVLLRDMKLQPFKFKNNEFAAEFSCTSLSARANRDETAPVAVGSTLAAAVLLTITGYAAYRYFKVKKVQYDTME, encoded by the exons GGTGTGTCACGGGCATAGCGTTTAGTATCCCCCTTCCTTCGCCGATGCCGCGACAAGTGGACGAGCAACGTTATACCACACGGAGAATGTCGAAAATCTTCCTGGAATATCCTACTCCGAAGACGAGATTGCCCTtg CCGATAGTCAATTCTGAACTCAAAACAACCACGATCGTGCCCTCAACCACATCGACCACACACAAATCGTTTTCCACCGAAGAACCCTTGTATCGGCTGGATGGAAGCAACGGACAAGCTTGCATTCTTCTTCAAGTAGATGCACTCATCACTGTTAAATATCGCACAAAACTCGGCGAGGATCAA GAAGCGGATATCTACGTACCTAACGATGCAATTGTGACCGGAAATTGTGATAACGAAAACACGGTGACAATGTCATTGAAATGGGAAGCCTTCGTACTATCTTGGAGCTTCGCTAAg ACACCAGGTGGTGAACGCTGGTATGTCGAGAAAATCGAACTGACCTATAACTCCAGTGACAAACACTTTGAACATATTGCTCAGCCAA acaaGACTATTCGACTGAGTACCGGCCAGAAACATAGCTCCATGCTGTTTCCCACACCGGTCGGAAAATCGTACGCTTGTTCCGAAGAAACCGAGATTTCGCTCACCGACGGCAAAAATCATGCCAGCGTACTTTTGAG agACATGAAGCTGCAACCGTTCAAGTTCAAGAACAACGAGTTTGCTGCCGAATTTTCGTGCACCTCGCTAAGCGCGCGGGCCAACAGAGACGAGACTGCGCCAGTTGCAGTTGGCTCCACGTTGGCCGCTGCGGTTCTCTTAACAATCACCGGCTATGCGGCCTACCGATATTTCAAAGTGAAGAAGGTTCAGTACGACACGATGGAGTAA